The following DNA comes from Cyprinus carpio isolate SPL01 chromosome A4, ASM1834038v1, whole genome shotgun sequence.
ctgctttgatgttaataaaattaacaacaggtgcactagatgggcaaccattagaaaacccccaaaacaggaatggttttacaggtggaggccactgacatttttttccctactcatcttttctgattgttttttcactagttttgcatttggctagggtcagtgtcactactggtaacATGAGgggatacctggaccctacaaagtttgcacaggcagtccaactcctccaggatggcgcatcaatatgtgccattgccagaaggtttgctgtatctcccagcacagtctcaagagcatgtaggagattccaggagacaggcagttactctaggagagctggacagggcagtagaaggtccttaagcccatcagcaggacctgtatctgctcctttgtgtgcaaggaggaacaggatgagcactgccagagccctacaaaatgacctccagcaggccactggtgtgaatacgtctgagaaaacaatcagaaacagacttcatgagggtggcctgagggcctgacgtcctctagtgggctctgtgctcactgcctggcaccgtgtagcttgattggcatttgccattgaacaccagaattggcaggtctgCCACTGACACCCtatgcttttcacagatgagagcaggttcaccctgagcacgtgaCAGACGTGAAAGGGTCTAGAAAAGCCGTGGAGAAcattatgctgcctgtaacattgttcagcatgaccggtttggtggtgggtcagtgatggtctgggaaggcatatccatggaggaacagagagacctctacaggctagacaatggcacacttactgccattaggtatcgggatggaatccttgaacccgttgtcagaccctacgctggtcCATTGGGTctttgttcctcctggtgcacgacaatacCCGGCCTCATGTGgtgagagtatgcagtcagttccaggaggatgaaggaattgataccattgaatgtcccccacgatcgcctgacctaaatccaatagaacacctctgtgACATTATGTTTCAGTTCATCtgacgtcgccaggttgcacctcagactgtccaggagctcagtgatgccctggtccagatctgggagggaatgccccaggacaccatccttcgtctcattaggagcctgccctgacgttgtcagccatgcatacaagcacgtgggggccatacaaacttcTGAGTACCATTtggagttgctgcaatgaaatttcagcttaatggactagcctgctgcattcttttttcattttgagtgtctttgaattcagccctctgtaggttgatacttttcatttccattaaacaatgtggcatcttttcattcctaacaaataaCCCAGTctatatcagtatagatatcctgcatgatatttttccccattgagatctgatgtgttttcaaagtgttcctttaatatttttgagcagtgtatatacacacacaaatatacaaagcCACATTCCTGATTTCTGATTTGTGTCATCAGCTCCCACAAGACTCCATTCATCCAAAGAAAGCAGAAGCAGAAAATGTCATCGTATCAGAAGACAAAACAAGAATATGAAAGGATAAAGGAGGAACGAGCACCAAAAAGAGAGGTGAGGAAATAAAACCTAGCAAATGTATCAGTATGATGTAATTCTTGTACAGTTTTCTATTCCCTAATGAATCTCCTGTCATTAAGGAAGGGCCCATTAtgtcatgtaaacatacacaGTTTAATCATCTTTTACATTCTTTGGCAAATGATtgatgcatgttttattatgtgtgtgtgtgtaggaattCTTGAAAGACAAAGCTCAGCGAGAGGAGGCTCTGAAGAAATACAAGGAGAAGAAAACAGCAACATATCAGTTGTtgaaaagaaaaaccaaaaaggGTCAGCCCAACCTTAACCTGCATATGGAGCTGTTGCTGCAAAAGATTGAAGCTCAGCGCAAATAATTCAGTATCATCCATAAAATCAGACTGTAATCACACAATAAactgtgcaggtttttttttttttttttttttttttttttttttggtgtaccTCAAGGATGTGTCTAGTATACTTTTGCATACCTTTTTCTTTCCCAGTAATATTTcttgtaagtaaataaaatattaaattatactcTTCTTAAGTTAATTCAAGCTAACAGTACAGAACTAATGCTATGACAGTAAGCTTATGGAAAAACATGAAGCTTTATAATATCTATTATCTGGtaaatctatttttatcattatatttatggTAAATAATGCTGT
Coding sequences within:
- the LOC109062344 gene encoding thyroid transcription factor 1-associated protein 26 homolog — its product is MQASKIQLEKEYPEHLRHLYLAERQRLDEEEQEKKKKRCKGRAVDEETEADDELKTVLDSPFTEKHISNTTTDKTTASDSANEPAESDSSHKTPFIQRKQKQKMSSYQKTKQEYERIKEERAPKREEFLKDKAQREEALKKYKEKKTATYQLLKRKTKKGQPNLNLHMELLLQKIEAQRK